One window from the genome of Malus domestica chromosome 01, GDT2T_hap1 encodes:
- the LOC103454765 gene encoding shikimate kinase, chloroplastic-like: MSMEAATVAPRLQISTWMVDSDRVARRRRPKSTSAAFSRRLKDQNMTQVLVAAAAAHLPTSKVSNRQLHVALEVSCSYNNFPTSTVESGNFHTSDQSLVLKNKALAIEPYLNRRCIYLVGMMGSGKTTVGKIMAQSLSYSFIDSDSLVEHEVGGTSVAEIFKLYGEGFFRDKETEALRKLSLMNRLVVSTGGGAVVRPVNWKCMKKGISVWLDVPLEALAQRIAAVGTGSRPLLHHGSGDAYRKTYMRLTSLFEERGDSYANANARVSLENIAAKLGCRDVSNLTPTAIVIEALEQIEGYLKEEHRHAHITF, translated from the exons ATGAGTATGGAGGCGGCTACGGTTGCGCCGAGATTGCAAATTTCAACATGGATGGTGGATTCCGACAGGGTTGCGAGGAGGCGGCGGCCGAAGAGCACGTCGGCCGCCTTCTCTCGGAGATTAAAGGACCAAAACATGACCCAGGTGCTTGTTGCAGCTGCAGCCGCTCACCTACCAACCTCAAAAGTCTCTAATCGACAACTACATGTCGCTTTGGAGGTTTCGTGCTCTTACAACAACTTTCCAA CTTCAACAGTGGAATCTGGAAACTTTCATACTTCTGATCAATCACTGGTTTTGAAG AATAAGGCACTAGCAATCGAGCCATATTTGAATCGACGTTGTATATATCTAGTTG GTATGATGGGATCTGGGAAAACAACCGTTGGCAAGATTATGGCGCAATCACTTAGTTATTCGTTCATTGATAG TGATTCATTGGTGGAGCATGAAGTTGGTGGAACTTCCGTCGCTGAAATTTTCAAGCTCTATGGAGAGGGCTTTTTCAGAGATAAGGAG ACTGAGGCGCTACGTAAACTATCTTTGATGAATCGTCTAGTTGTTTCTACGGGTGGAGGTGCAGTTGTACGCCCTGTCAACTG GAAGTGTATGAAGAAGGGGATTAGTGTCTGGTTAGATGTTCCCTTGGAAGCCTTGGCTCAGAGAATTGCAGCTGTGGGAACTGGCTCTCGCCCCCTTTTGCATCACGGGTCAGGGGATGCATACAGAAAA ACTTATATGCGTCTGACTAGTCTTTTTGAAGAGAGAGGTGATTCATATGCCAATGCCAATGCTAGGGTTTCCTTGGAAA ATATTGCAGCCAAATTGGGCTGTAGAGATGTATCCAATCTCACACCTACTGCCATTGTGATTGAG GCGCTTGAACAAATTGAAGGCTATCTGAAGGAAGAACATAGACATGCACATATTACGTTCTAA